Proteins encoded in a region of the Teredinibacter purpureus genome:
- a CDS encoding carboxy terminal-processing peptidase, with translation MRLIATFRFCVLSLLLLPFALNASIVSPLQYTSSQAETVKDVINKLQSRHYREQSVDDQLSQQFLDHYLDTLDPSRMFFYQKDIDGFSKNASNFDDFFKKGNLEPGFDIYHTFRQRLVSRLEGVLELLEDSNVKFNFTEKDSINLDRENATWPNTRAEADDLWYKRLKLSLLNLKLAGKTAEEARTTVQRRYKNQLNRVLQQDSVDVFETMVNALTMLYDPHTNYWSQRTSENFDINMSLSLEGIGAVLQSEDEFTKVVRLVAGGPADKQGQLKAADRIVSVGQGDDGELVDVVGWRLDEVVNLIRGPKNTMVKLEVVPSDSPANTVSKVIRINRGKVKLEDQAAQKAIMELSDGKSIFKVGVIHLPAFYIDFEAYNNRDPNFKSSTQDVFVLLEELRAENVDGVILDLRNNGGGSLHEATRLTDLFIDQGPVVQIRSPDGRINRHSRSHSKARYRGPLIVLVNRLSASASEIFAGAIQDYNRGLIVGSQSFGKGTVQSVTPLLEGKLKITESKFYRVSGDSTQHRGVVPDISLPLLIDNEEVGESSYDNALPWDQIHAVPHASYFDFSSLIPALTKEHEKRVSHDPDFRFILDQIDIMKENKLNKVVSLNEKDRIADKERLETQAMDIDNKRRIAKNLAPYKNLVEFRNSEKEFEEDEKKKASSSEHNKIDVDGDTLLIEAGNILVDLIRLTPTTSTQQAATF, from the coding sequence ATGAGATTGATCGCCACTTTTCGTTTTTGCGTTTTATCATTATTACTGCTGCCATTTGCATTAAACGCTTCAATTGTTTCGCCGCTCCAGTACACCAGCAGCCAAGCCGAAACAGTTAAAGATGTCATCAATAAATTACAGTCTCGGCATTATCGCGAACAATCTGTCGACGATCAGTTATCTCAGCAATTCTTAGATCACTACCTTGACACCCTCGACCCCTCAAGAATGTTTTTCTACCAAAAAGACATCGACGGCTTTAGTAAAAATGCCTCCAACTTCGACGACTTTTTCAAGAAAGGCAACTTAGAGCCTGGATTCGACATCTACCATACTTTCAGGCAGCGCCTCGTTTCTCGACTAGAAGGCGTGCTCGAACTACTTGAAGACTCAAATGTTAAGTTCAATTTCACAGAAAAAGATTCCATTAATTTGGACCGTGAAAACGCTACCTGGCCAAACACACGCGCCGAAGCAGACGACCTTTGGTATAAACGATTAAAGCTCAGCCTCCTCAACCTTAAACTTGCAGGAAAAACCGCTGAAGAAGCTCGCACCACGGTACAACGCCGCTATAAAAACCAGTTAAACCGCGTTCTACAGCAAGACAGCGTCGATGTATTCGAGACAATGGTTAACGCCTTAACCATGCTTTACGACCCTCATACAAATTACTGGAGCCAACGCACCTCCGAAAACTTTGACATAAATATGTCACTCTCTTTGGAAGGAATTGGAGCAGTGCTCCAATCAGAAGATGAATTTACCAAAGTCGTGAGGCTCGTAGCCGGCGGCCCGGCAGACAAACAAGGCCAACTCAAAGCTGCCGATCGAATTGTTTCTGTCGGTCAAGGAGATGACGGTGAATTGGTCGACGTTGTTGGATGGCGCCTCGATGAAGTAGTAAACCTTATTCGTGGCCCTAAAAACACCATGGTTAAGCTTGAGGTTGTACCTTCCGACTCGCCCGCGAACACCGTTTCAAAAGTTATTCGCATTAATCGCGGCAAGGTTAAACTAGAAGACCAAGCCGCACAAAAAGCGATTATGGAGTTATCCGACGGGAAATCTATTTTTAAAGTGGGCGTCATTCACTTACCCGCTTTCTACATTGACTTTGAAGCCTACAACAACCGTGATCCGAATTTTAAAAGCAGTACTCAAGACGTATTTGTGTTGCTAGAAGAATTACGCGCTGAAAACGTCGATGGTGTTATTCTCGATTTACGCAACAACGGCGGCGGTTCGCTTCATGAAGCAACTCGCCTAACAGACCTTTTCATCGATCAAGGGCCCGTTGTTCAAATTCGCTCTCCTGATGGCAGGATAAACCGTCACAGCCGCTCACACTCCAAGGCACGGTATCGCGGCCCTCTAATCGTTTTGGTAAACAGATTAAGCGCATCAGCCTCCGAAATTTTTGCTGGAGCTATTCAAGACTATAACCGCGGCTTAATCGTAGGCTCACAGTCGTTTGGTAAGGGAACGGTTCAATCCGTTACGCCCTTATTAGAAGGTAAACTAAAAATCACGGAATCTAAATTTTACCGTGTATCCGGTGATAGCACGCAACACCGAGGCGTTGTGCCTGACATATCCCTCCCCCTACTCATCGACAATGAAGAAGTGGGTGAATCATCTTACGATAACGCTCTACCGTGGGATCAAATACACGCCGTACCGCACGCCTCGTACTTTGATTTCTCTTCTCTTATTCCCGCGCTGACAAAAGAGCATGAAAAACGCGTAAGTCACGACCCAGACTTCAGGTTCATTCTCGATCAAATCGACATAATGAAAGAAAACAAGCTGAATAAAGTAGTGTCTCTCAATGAGAAAGACCGTATTGCAGATAAAGAGCGGCTTGAAACACAAGCTATGGATATAGACAACAAACGTCGCATCGCAAAAAATCTGGCACCTTACAAAAACTTAGTTGAGTTCCGGAACTCCGAGAAAGAATTTGAAGAAGACGAAAAGAAAAAAGCATCCTCTTCAGAGCACAACAAAATCGATGTTGACGGCGACACTCTCTTGATCGAGGCGGGCAATATTCTCGTGGACCTTATACGCTTAACGCCCACAACTAGTACGCAACAAGCGGCCACCTTCTAA
- the xthA gene encoding exodeoxyribonuclease III: MKCVSFNVNSIRIRLHQLQAVIDKHNPDFIGVQETKVTDEDFPIDAIKEMGYHVAFLGQKTHYGVALLSRHPFVKTQKGFPGDDDTAQKRFVCGEFEVDGQPIVVMNGYFPQGESNEHPTKYPNKRKYYEDLQHYLEENFSPKDNILVIGDMNISHKDIDIGIGDDNRKRWIRSGKCSFLPEEREWLERLLAWGLTDTFRLVNGAAEGEYSWFDYRSKGFEREPRRGLRIDLVLATESLTQKCTAAGIDTDVRAMEKPSDHCPIWSEFKL, encoded by the coding sequence ATGAAGTGTGTTTCTTTTAATGTAAATAGTATCCGCATTCGTTTACACCAACTGCAAGCCGTTATCGATAAACACAATCCTGACTTTATCGGTGTACAAGAAACCAAGGTAACCGACGAAGATTTTCCTATCGACGCCATAAAAGAGATGGGGTATCACGTCGCCTTTCTTGGCCAAAAAACACATTACGGCGTTGCGCTACTGTCTCGTCACCCCTTTGTTAAAACACAAAAAGGTTTTCCTGGCGACGATGACACCGCACAAAAGCGATTTGTCTGCGGAGAATTCGAAGTGGACGGCCAGCCTATTGTTGTTATGAATGGCTATTTCCCACAGGGTGAAAGCAACGAACATCCTACAAAATACCCTAACAAACGTAAATATTACGAAGATCTACAGCACTACCTTGAAGAAAACTTCTCACCTAAAGACAACATACTAGTCATTGGCGACATGAATATTTCTCATAAAGATATCGACATAGGTATTGGCGACGACAACCGTAAACGGTGGATTCGCTCTGGGAAATGCAGCTTTTTGCCAGAAGAACGCGAATGGTTAGAGCGCCTATTGGCATGGGGCCTTACTGATACATTTAGGCTCGTTAATGGCGCTGCAGAAGGTGAGTACAGTTGGTTTGATTATCGCAGCAAAGGCTTTGAACGGGAGCCCAGACGCGGCCTTCGTATTGACCTTGTGCTTGCAACCGAAAGCCTTACCCAAAAGTGCACTGCTGCAGGAATAGACACTGATGTAAGAGCAATGGAAAAACCTTCTGACCACTGCCCTATTTGGTCGGAGTTTAAGCTTTAA